The following are encoded in a window of Arthrobacter sp. NicSoilB4 genomic DNA:
- a CDS encoding GMC oxidoreductase — MKNRYDVAIVGAGSAGCVLASRLSEDAAREVVLFEAGPDYLPGTLPPDLADGIHGTSTASHDWGLHGTGVAGGPPLALPQGRVTGGSSAVNATFALRGHPADYDGWALPGWTFEEVLPSFRRLEHDLDFGSSPYHGQDGPVPIRRYRDDERSELTLAMEDAIASVGIPRIPDHNAPGAVGVSGLPVNCVGGLRVSTAQAYLDPVRSRPNLTIRADSPVAEIVVGGGRVSGVRTTDGQVTAADEVIVCAGAYFSPALLIRSGLGPAADVAALGRSVTMDLPGVGHNLADHPWVAIDLPCLEPQGDPPIFQVLATARSSRRSAVDPPDLQFMVCGPYRLEDGYHCLLAAALLKPASRGQVRLLTLDPASAPAIDLCYFSDPVDIDRLAEGLQIANAAAAHPQLGRLTRGPRLAPRQDLVDDAAARDWIKATATTYHHPVGTCAMGTDPRAGAVVDTSGRVHGVPGLSVVDASIIPGPLSANTNIPTIMAAEHVAARRRGDGTRS, encoded by the coding sequence ATGAAGAATCGGTATGACGTGGCCATCGTTGGTGCGGGCAGTGCAGGCTGCGTGCTGGCTTCGCGGCTGAGTGAGGATGCAGCCCGCGAGGTCGTGCTGTTCGAAGCCGGGCCGGACTACCTTCCGGGCACCCTTCCGCCTGATCTCGCTGACGGCATCCATGGCACCAGCACGGCCTCACACGACTGGGGGCTCCACGGAACGGGCGTCGCCGGCGGCCCTCCGCTGGCCCTGCCGCAGGGGCGGGTGACCGGAGGGTCGTCTGCCGTCAACGCCACCTTCGCCCTGCGCGGGCATCCAGCCGACTACGACGGCTGGGCACTACCCGGATGGACGTTCGAGGAGGTACTGCCGTCTTTCCGCCGCCTCGAACATGACTTGGACTTCGGTTCCTCCCCATATCACGGACAGGACGGACCGGTGCCGATCCGCCGATATCGGGACGATGAACGCTCCGAGCTCACGCTTGCCATGGAGGACGCGATAGCGAGCGTGGGGATCCCGCGCATTCCAGACCACAACGCTCCGGGCGCCGTCGGCGTGTCAGGGTTGCCGGTCAACTGTGTGGGGGGTCTGCGTGTCAGCACCGCGCAGGCCTATCTTGATCCCGTCCGCTCCCGGCCCAATCTGACGATCAGGGCGGACTCACCCGTCGCTGAGATCGTGGTCGGTGGCGGGCGAGTGTCCGGGGTACGGACCACCGACGGCCAAGTGACCGCAGCCGATGAAGTGATCGTCTGCGCCGGCGCTTACTTCTCGCCCGCACTGCTCATCCGCTCCGGCCTCGGGCCCGCCGCCGACGTGGCAGCGCTTGGCAGATCCGTGACGATGGACCTGCCCGGTGTGGGACACAACCTCGCAGACCACCCGTGGGTGGCCATTGACCTGCCCTGTCTCGAGCCGCAGGGAGACCCTCCAATTTTTCAGGTGCTGGCAACAGCCCGGAGCAGCCGGCGTTCCGCAGTCGATCCCCCCGATCTCCAGTTCATGGTGTGCGGACCCTACAGGCTCGAGGACGGCTATCACTGCCTGCTCGCCGCAGCGCTGCTGAAGCCGGCCTCGCGCGGACAAGTACGGCTGCTCACGCTCGATCCGGCCTCCGCACCCGCCATCGACCTCTGTTACTTCAGCGACCCGGTAGACATCGACCGACTTGCAGAGGGCCTGCAGATCGCGAACGCTGCGGCGGCCCACCCCCAACTGGGCCGGCTCACCCGCGGTCCCCGGCTCGCGCCCCGGCAGGACCTGGTCGACGACGCTGCCGCCCGCGACTGGATCAAGGCCACCGCCACGACGTACCATCACCCGGTCGGCACCTGTGCGATGGGAACGGACCCCCGCGCCGGCGCTGTGGTCGACACCTCGGGACGGGTCCACGGAGTACCGGGCCTCTCGGTCGTCGACGCCTCGATCATTCCAGGACCGCTTTCGGCCAACACCAACATCCCCACCATCATGGCCGCCGAACACGTCGCGGCCCGGCGCCGCGGGGACGGGACTCGATCCTGA
- a CDS encoding peptidoglycan-binding protein has translation MTPLSDAELMAEAGTALPDKEVASILDLNADLDLGINAAAPIDLAIAANANVAAPIDAAASANILSFGSDAQALSDQGVIINQGIDADATAASAQDSTIDQETGSTDGTDTGATDVTAEESALPTDVNSALNSNLLNVNVDLDAAADIAAPINGAVAANANVAAPIDAAVAANIGSIDSNAFAVSQQDAIINQNITGEATATADQQSDLRQ, from the coding sequence ATGACCCCGCTGAGCGACGCTGAGCTGATGGCGGAGGCAGGAACCGCACTTCCGGACAAGGAAGTGGCCTCCATCCTGGACCTCAACGCAGACCTGGACCTCGGGATCAACGCCGCGGCACCGATCGACCTCGCCATCGCGGCCAACGCCAACGTTGCCGCACCGATCGACGCCGCGGCCTCCGCGAACATCCTGTCCTTCGGTTCCGACGCCCAGGCACTTTCGGACCAGGGCGTCATCATCAACCAGGGCATTGACGCCGATGCCACCGCCGCATCCGCACAGGACAGCACGATCGACCAGGAGACCGGCAGCACCGACGGCACCGACACGGGCGCCACGGATGTCACGGCGGAGGAAAGCGCACTGCCGACGGACGTCAACAGCGCCCTCAATTCCAACCTGCTCAACGTAAACGTGGACCTGGACGCCGCTGCCGACATCGCCGCCCCGATCAACGGCGCCGTGGCCGCCAACGCCAATGTCGCCGCCCCGATCGATGCCGCCGTCGCCGCCAACATCGGCTCGATCGACAGCAACGCCTTCGCCGTCTCGCAGCAGGATGCCATCATCAATCAGAACATCACGGGCGAAGCCACGGCTACGGCCGACCAGCAGTCCGACCTCCGGCAGTAG
- a CDS encoding GNAT family protein: protein MTELNLPLRTRRLVLRRFEAGDLDAYHAYHSLPETARFLPGEAKSYTKSMESVGKYANFVFEKEGDWICLAIEATDSPGLLGEVVLKWLPGCGQAEIGWSLAPAARGKGIAAEAAEAILKLGFEELSFHRIDAKLDALNTASAALCERLGMRLESTQIDKWHYKGQWATEVVYAILADEWKSRQAT from the coding sequence ATGACGGAACTGAACCTGCCCCTCCGCACCCGGCGGTTGGTCCTGCGCCGCTTCGAGGCCGGGGACCTCGACGCGTACCACGCCTACCATTCGCTGCCCGAGACCGCCCGGTTCCTGCCGGGGGAAGCGAAGAGCTACACCAAGTCCATGGAGTCCGTGGGCAAGTACGCCAACTTCGTCTTCGAGAAAGAGGGCGACTGGATCTGCCTGGCGATCGAGGCCACGGACTCGCCCGGCCTGCTCGGCGAAGTGGTGCTGAAGTGGCTGCCGGGCTGCGGGCAGGCCGAGATCGGCTGGAGCCTTGCCCCGGCGGCGCGCGGCAAGGGCATCGCGGCCGAGGCCGCCGAGGCCATCCTGAAGCTGGGCTTCGAGGAGCTCAGCTTCCACCGGATCGACGCCAAGCTTGATGCCCTCAACACGGCCTCCGCGGCGCTCTGCGAACGGCTCGGCATGCGGCTCGAATCCACCCAGATCGACAAGTGGCACTACAAAGGGCAGTGGGCCACGGAAGTCGTCTACGCCATCCTTGCGGATGAATGGAAGTCCCGGCAGGCAACCTAG
- a CDS encoding acetate kinase, which yields MLVLVINSGSSSLKYQVRDVEAGSVLAEGLVEKIGMGSGGEGDGQIEGPRDHAEALELVDAEIHAALGDRVLDAVGHRVVHGGERFAEPVLVDNEITRAIERLNPLAPLHNPANVLGIRAISKKWPDMPQVAVFDTAFHRTLPEHAWRYAVPDELYTNHGIRRYGFHGTSHEYVAHRAAALLDIPGDEFDAVIAHLGNGASVTAIRGGHSVDTSMGFTPLEGLVMGTRSGDLDPSILVFLGRAGWSPEDLDSMLNRQSGLKGLAGNNDMRSVVEAAEAGDAKSAMALAVASYRLAKYIGGYHVAVGGAKALVFTAGIGENSHQFRTLVVERLGALGVQLDDRLNRERSREPRVISSPSSAIPVLVVPTDEEQAIAEATAAVVSRASIAP from the coding sequence GTGCTCGTCCTCGTCATCAACTCAGGCTCGTCCTCACTGAAGTACCAGGTCCGCGACGTCGAAGCCGGCAGCGTGCTCGCGGAGGGACTCGTCGAGAAGATCGGAATGGGCAGCGGCGGCGAGGGTGACGGCCAGATTGAGGGCCCCCGCGACCACGCGGAGGCGCTGGAACTGGTGGACGCGGAGATCCACGCCGCGCTGGGCGACCGGGTGCTCGACGCCGTCGGGCACCGGGTGGTGCACGGCGGGGAGCGCTTCGCCGAGCCCGTCCTGGTCGACAACGAGATCACCCGCGCCATCGAGCGGCTCAACCCGCTGGCGCCCCTCCACAACCCGGCGAACGTGCTGGGCATCCGCGCGATCTCGAAGAAGTGGCCGGACATGCCGCAGGTCGCCGTGTTCGACACCGCCTTCCACCGGACCCTGCCGGAGCACGCCTGGCGCTACGCGGTGCCGGACGAGCTCTACACCAACCACGGGATCCGCCGCTACGGCTTCCACGGCACGTCGCACGAATACGTCGCGCACCGGGCCGCGGCGCTGCTGGATATCCCGGGGGACGAGTTCGACGCCGTCATCGCGCACCTCGGCAACGGGGCCTCGGTCACGGCGATCCGCGGCGGCCACTCCGTCGACACGTCCATGGGTTTCACCCCGCTGGAAGGCCTCGTGATGGGAACCCGTTCCGGCGACCTGGACCCGTCCATCCTGGTCTTCCTCGGCCGGGCCGGCTGGTCCCCGGAGGACCTGGACTCCATGCTCAACCGCCAGTCCGGTCTCAAAGGCCTGGCGGGCAACAACGACATGCGCTCGGTGGTGGAGGCCGCGGAAGCCGGAGACGCCAAGTCGGCCATGGCGCTCGCCGTCGCCTCTTACCGGCTCGCGAAGTACATCGGCGGCTACCACGTCGCTGTCGGCGGGGCAAAGGCGCTGGTCTTCACGGCCGGGATCGGGGAGAACTCGCACCAGTTCCGGACCCTCGTGGTGGAACGGCTGGGCGCCCTGGGCGTGCAGCTCGACGACCGCCTGAACCGTGAGCGGTCCAGGGAGCCCCGGGTGATTTCGTCGCCGTCCTCGGCCATCCCGGTGCTCGTGGTGCCCACGGACGAGGAGCAGGCGATCGCCGAGGCGACGGCCGCCGTCGTCAGCCGGGCGTCGATTGCTCCATAA
- the pta gene encoding phosphate acetyltransferase, with amino-acid sequence MAKGIYVSATTPGSGKSLIALGLADTLHRHADRIGFFKPVVHGSDAASDPMVALMKARFDLDDERCRGGLTFAEVRSLLAEGNRAEIDARCVEIFAEMSRHCDVVIVEGTDLTGQDAAVEFDLNARLANNLAASVVAVVGAKGRTVEEAADAVEVARKELAAERCSLLAIMVNRADPEDVDGIVAAVKPGASGRPVYVFPELEDIARPTTGEVAAALGIRQVAGRQDMERDVRSIKVAAMNVANFLHVLDDGALVIVPGDRADVMVACLASSFSPEFPVPSALILTGGLAPDPNIYSLLAQAPFPVFAGPDDTYTTAKRVSEVRSEIWSGHRRKVASAVGLWARRVDEAELVERLHLPRLERMTPLRFLHDLVERARLQRRHIVLPEGNDVRILRAAEILHRRDVCDLTILGNESEVRELASTQGVDISGIAIVDPATSELRQQFAEKYAELRAHKGVDLARALEVMLDGSYFGTMMVQLGVVDGMVSGAAHTTAHTIRPALEFVKTRDGVKIVSSVFLMLMPDRVLVYGDCAVNPDPNAEQLGDIALASAETATQFGVEPRVAMLSYSTGGSGSGEAVDKVRQATELVRERRPDLAVEGPIQYDAAVDAAIAESKMPGSSVAGQATVFIFPDLNTGNNTYKAVQQSSGAVAVGPVLQGLRKPVNDLSRGCTVEDIVNTVAITAIQAQSTGTGVEPAASAARA; translated from the coding sequence ATGGCCAAAGGTATCTACGTTAGTGCGACCACTCCGGGATCCGGCAAGTCGCTCATAGCGCTGGGGCTTGCCGACACGCTGCACCGGCATGCGGACCGCATCGGTTTCTTCAAACCAGTGGTCCACGGCTCCGACGCCGCCTCGGACCCCATGGTGGCCCTGATGAAGGCCCGCTTCGACCTCGACGACGAACGCTGCCGCGGCGGCCTGACCTTCGCCGAAGTCCGGTCGCTCCTCGCCGAGGGGAACCGGGCGGAGATCGACGCCCGGTGCGTGGAGATTTTCGCCGAAATGTCACGCCACTGCGATGTGGTGATCGTGGAGGGCACCGACCTCACCGGCCAGGACGCCGCCGTCGAATTCGACCTCAACGCACGCCTCGCGAACAATCTCGCCGCCTCCGTCGTGGCCGTGGTGGGCGCCAAGGGGCGCACCGTCGAAGAGGCCGCTGACGCCGTCGAGGTTGCCCGGAAGGAACTGGCGGCGGAACGCTGCAGCCTGCTGGCCATCATGGTGAACCGCGCCGACCCGGAGGACGTGGACGGGATTGTCGCTGCCGTGAAGCCCGGCGCGTCCGGCCGGCCCGTGTATGTCTTCCCGGAACTCGAGGACATTGCCCGGCCCACCACCGGCGAGGTGGCCGCGGCGCTGGGGATCCGCCAGGTGGCCGGCCGCCAGGACATGGAACGCGACGTCCGCTCCATCAAGGTCGCGGCCATGAACGTGGCCAACTTCCTCCATGTGCTCGACGACGGCGCGCTGGTGATCGTCCCGGGTGACCGCGCCGACGTGATGGTCGCGTGCCTGGCTTCGTCGTTCTCGCCGGAATTCCCCGTGCCGTCAGCGCTGATCCTCACCGGCGGCCTGGCCCCGGACCCCAACATTTACTCGTTGCTGGCGCAGGCTCCGTTTCCCGTGTTCGCCGGCCCGGACGATACCTACACCACCGCGAAGCGGGTCTCCGAGGTCCGCAGCGAAATCTGGTCCGGGCACCGCCGCAAGGTGGCCTCGGCCGTGGGGCTGTGGGCCAGGCGCGTGGACGAGGCGGAGCTCGTGGAACGCCTGCACCTTCCGCGCCTGGAGCGGATGACGCCGCTGCGGTTCCTGCACGACCTGGTCGAGCGTGCGCGGCTGCAGCGCCGGCACATCGTGCTTCCCGAGGGGAACGACGTGCGGATCCTGCGCGCCGCGGAGATCCTGCACCGCCGGGACGTCTGCGACCTCACCATCCTGGGCAATGAATCGGAAGTCCGGGAGCTGGCGTCCACCCAGGGCGTCGACATCTCCGGCATCGCCATCGTGGACCCCGCCACGTCCGAACTTCGCCAGCAGTTCGCCGAAAAGTACGCGGAACTGCGCGCACACAAGGGCGTCGACCTGGCCCGTGCCCTGGAAGTCATGCTGGACGGCAGTTACTTCGGCACCATGATGGTCCAGCTGGGAGTGGTGGACGGCATGGTGTCCGGCGCCGCGCACACCACAGCTCACACCATCCGCCCGGCGCTGGAGTTCGTCAAAACCCGCGACGGCGTGAAGATCGTCTCCTCGGTGTTCCTGATGCTGATGCCGGACCGCGTGCTGGTTTACGGCGACTGCGCGGTCAACCCGGACCCGAACGCCGAGCAGCTGGGGGACATCGCGCTGGCGTCGGCCGAGACCGCCACGCAGTTCGGCGTGGAGCCGCGGGTCGCCATGCTGTCCTACTCCACCGGAGGGTCCGGAAGCGGCGAGGCAGTGGACAAAGTCCGGCAGGCCACCGAACTCGTGCGCGAACGCCGCCCGGACCTCGCCGTCGAAGGGCCCATCCAGTACGACGCCGCCGTCGACGCGGCCATCGCCGAGTCGAAGATGCCGGGCTCATCCGTGGCCGGACAGGCGACCGTCTTCATCTTCCCGGACCTGAACACCGGCAACAACACCTACAAGGCGGTCCAGCAGTCCTCCGGGGCGGTCGCCGTCGGGCCCGTGCTGCAGGGCCTGCGCAAGCCGGTCAACGACCTCTCCCGCGGCTGCACCGTGGAGGACATCGTGAACACGGTGGCCATCACCGCCATCCAGGCCCAGTCCACGGGGACCGGCGTCGAACCGGCAGCGTCGGCCGCGCGCGCGTAG
- a CDS encoding hotdog fold thioesterase: MAELTVSGTTHPILKDDYASEWMGIEVVALDDGHATIRMALRQEMLNGFGMAHGGMIFAFGDTAFALACNPANPDPAAEGTITVASGVDINFIKPAFRGQVLTAVANRRASTGRSGLYDIQIYAADPGTGNPTAAPAGTAPVPTVPGELPTDNATDAPAWELVAEFRGRSRTISKK; the protein is encoded by the coding sequence ATGGCTGAACTGACGGTTTCCGGTACCACCCACCCCATCCTGAAGGACGATTACGCCTCGGAATGGATGGGCATCGAAGTTGTGGCGCTGGACGACGGACATGCCACGATCCGCATGGCGCTTCGGCAGGAAATGCTGAACGGCTTCGGCATGGCCCACGGCGGAATGATCTTCGCGTTTGGGGACACCGCCTTCGCGCTGGCCTGCAACCCGGCCAACCCGGACCCTGCCGCCGAGGGCACCATCACCGTGGCGTCCGGCGTCGATATCAACTTCATCAAGCCGGCGTTCCGCGGGCAGGTCCTGACCGCCGTCGCCAACCGCCGCGCCAGCACCGGCCGCAGCGGCCTCTACGACATCCAGATCTACGCCGCCGACCCCGGCACCGGAAATCCGACGGCGGCACCTGCCGGCACGGCGCCCGTCCCCACGGTCCCGGGCGAACTCCCCACCGACAACGCCACCGACGCACCTGCGTGGGAACTCGTCGCCGAGTTCCGCGGCCGCAGCCGCACCATCTCCAAGAAATAG
- the paaK gene encoding phenylacetate--CoA ligase PaaK — MTQETVAATSEAVLDREETISRDELEALQLSRLQHTVAYAYDRVPLYKRKFDEAGVHPTDLRELSDLGKFPFTTKEDLRLEYPFGMFAVPQHEVARIHASSGTTGRATVVGYTKKDLADWAKLVARSLRASGVRPGMKVHNAYGYGLFTGGMGAHAGAEALGCTVIPISGGQTERQITLIQDFKPDAILATPTYLLTIADAMMKQGIDPASTSLKYAVLGAEPWTEEMRHELETTMNIKACDIYGLSEVMGPGVAGEAVETQDGSHIWEDHFRPEIIDAFDPSVVLGDGEHGELVFTSLTKEALPIIRYRTKDLTRLLPGTARPAHRRMGRITGRSDDMIILRGVNLFPSQIEEIALRIPELSPHFQLELTRPEGQRMDQLTVKIERRESVSVEGVASAAKVLQQQIKIHVGSSCAVDVVEPGSLERSNGKLRRIYDMRPKA; from the coding sequence ATGACCCAAGAAACCGTCGCCGCCACCAGTGAAGCTGTCCTGGACCGCGAAGAAACCATCTCCCGCGACGAGCTCGAGGCCTTGCAGCTCAGCCGCCTGCAGCACACCGTGGCCTACGCCTACGACCGTGTTCCCCTGTACAAGCGCAAGTTCGACGAGGCCGGCGTCCACCCGACGGACCTCCGCGAGCTCTCCGACCTGGGCAAGTTCCCCTTCACCACCAAGGAAGACCTCCGGCTGGAGTACCCCTTCGGGATGTTCGCCGTGCCGCAGCACGAGGTGGCCCGCATCCACGCAAGCTCCGGCACCACGGGCCGCGCCACCGTGGTCGGCTACACCAAAAAGGACCTCGCCGACTGGGCCAAGCTTGTGGCCCGCTCGCTGCGCGCCTCCGGCGTCCGCCCGGGCATGAAGGTCCACAACGCCTACGGCTACGGCCTGTTCACCGGCGGGATGGGCGCCCACGCCGGCGCCGAGGCCCTCGGCTGCACGGTCATCCCGATCTCGGGAGGCCAGACCGAACGCCAGATCACGCTCATCCAGGACTTCAAGCCCGACGCCATCCTGGCCACGCCGACCTACCTGCTGACCATCGCCGACGCCATGATGAAGCAGGGCATCGACCCGGCCTCCACCTCGCTCAAGTACGCCGTGCTGGGTGCCGAGCCGTGGACCGAGGAAATGCGCCACGAACTCGAGACGACCATGAACATCAAGGCCTGTGACATCTACGGGCTCTCCGAGGTCATGGGACCGGGCGTCGCCGGCGAAGCCGTGGAAACCCAGGACGGCAGCCACATCTGGGAAGACCACTTCCGCCCCGAAATCATCGACGCCTTCGATCCCTCAGTGGTCCTGGGCGACGGCGAGCACGGCGAACTGGTCTTCACCTCACTCACCAAAGAGGCCCTGCCGATCATCCGGTACCGCACCAAGGACCTCACCCGGCTGCTGCCCGGCACGGCCCGCCCCGCGCACCGCCGCATGGGCCGCATCACCGGCCGCAGCGATGACATGATCATCCTGCGCGGCGTGAACCTCTTCCCCTCCCAGATCGAGGAGATCGCGCTGCGCATCCCCGAGCTGAGCCCGCACTTCCAGCTCGAACTCACCCGCCCCGAGGGTCAGCGCATGGACCAGCTGACCGTCAAGATCGAACGCCGCGAGTCCGTCTCGGTCGAGGGCGTCGCCTCCGCGGCGAAGGTCCTGCAGCAGCAGATCAAGATCCACGTCGGTTCCTCCTGCGCCGTCGACGTCGTCGAACCCGGCTCCCTCGAGCGGTCCAACGGCAAGCTCCGCCGGATCTACGACATGCGCCCCAAGGCCTGA
- a CDS encoding TetR/AcrR family transcriptional regulator, with amino-acid sequence MPTTATTTKRGRPGYDQQSVLVIAVDVFNRHGYDATSMGILAENLGISKSAIYHHVPSKGDLLKLALDHALGGLEAILDQPQAQTGTAEARLEFVLRQTISVLVERLPFVTLLLRLRGNTEIERDAMERRRTFDHKVAALISAARDEGSLRQDIDPRTVTRLLFGTINSIVEWYKPGGSLSPEKLADDVITMAFHGLHVPQ; translated from the coding sequence ATGCCCACAACAGCAACAACCACGAAACGCGGCCGGCCCGGTTATGACCAGCAGTCGGTGCTTGTGATCGCTGTTGACGTTTTCAACCGCCATGGCTACGACGCCACGTCCATGGGCATCCTGGCCGAGAACCTGGGCATCTCCAAGTCAGCCATTTACCACCACGTGCCGTCCAAGGGCGACCTCCTGAAACTCGCACTGGACCACGCCCTGGGCGGCCTCGAGGCCATCCTGGACCAGCCGCAGGCCCAGACCGGCACGGCCGAAGCCCGGCTGGAGTTCGTCCTCCGCCAGACCATCTCGGTGCTGGTGGAGCGGCTTCCGTTCGTCACCCTCCTGCTGCGCCTGCGGGGCAACACCGAGATCGAACGCGACGCGATGGAACGCCGGCGCACCTTCGACCACAAGGTGGCGGCCCTGATTTCCGCCGCCCGCGACGAGGGATCGCTCCGGCAGGACATCGACCCCCGCACCGTCACCCGGCTGCTCTTCGGCACCATCAACTCCATCGTCGAGTGGTACAAACCCGGCGGCTCCCTGTCCCCCGAGAAATTGGCCGACGACGTCATCACCATGGCCTTCCACGGCCTCCACGTCCCGCAGTAG
- a CDS encoding DUF427 domain-containing protein — translation MATRLSTVLMGTFLQLRYEPTPKRIRASLDGAAVVDTLQAYLVWEPRRITPVYAVPEQELLAGLAAPALPPALVEEHPFALRQGAAPTSLDPGTAFGKHTIAGEELDVVTGTAAAPRAAFRTEDPDLAGYVILEFPAFDWLEDDEEIIGHPRDPFHRVDIRASSVDVEVALDGVTLASTNGAQLLYETMLPVRYYIPPADVRLDLLEESPKRTVCPYKGQASYWSYPASGQGRNLAWSYDRRYVDAAQIHGLISFYNERVDLTVDGVLQPRPVSPWSRTDGPGSPGGPGSPGPGSSGGPGAL, via the coding sequence ATGGCCACCAGACTATCCACGGTGCTCATGGGCACCTTCCTCCAGCTGCGGTACGAACCAACGCCCAAGCGGATCCGCGCGAGCCTCGACGGTGCCGCCGTCGTCGATACGCTTCAGGCCTATCTGGTCTGGGAACCGCGGCGGATCACTCCCGTCTATGCGGTGCCGGAGCAGGAACTCCTGGCCGGGCTCGCCGCACCGGCACTGCCGCCCGCCTTGGTCGAGGAGCATCCCTTCGCCCTCCGCCAAGGCGCGGCCCCGACATCCCTTGACCCCGGAACTGCGTTTGGCAAGCACACCATCGCAGGCGAGGAACTCGACGTCGTCACGGGAACGGCGGCCGCTCCCCGGGCCGCCTTCCGGACGGAGGACCCCGATCTGGCGGGCTACGTCATCCTAGAGTTCCCGGCCTTCGATTGGCTCGAGGACGACGAGGAGATCATCGGCCACCCCCGTGATCCGTTCCACCGCGTGGACATCCGTGCGTCGTCCGTGGATGTGGAGGTGGCGCTCGACGGCGTGACGCTGGCCAGCACGAACGGCGCGCAGCTGCTTTACGAGACGATGCTCCCCGTGCGCTACTACATCCCGCCGGCGGACGTGCGGCTGGACCTGCTCGAGGAGAGCCCCAAACGGACGGTCTGCCCCTACAAGGGCCAGGCCAGCTACTGGAGCTACCCGGCCTCCGGGCAGGGCAGGAACCTCGCGTGGAGTTATGACCGGCGGTACGTCGACGCCGCCCAGATCCACGGGCTCATCAGTTTCTACAACGAGCGGGTGGACCTGACGGTCGACGGCGTGCTCCAGCCCCGGCCGGTGAGCCCGTGGTCCCGCACGGACGGTCCCGGCAGCCCCGGCGGTCCGGGCAGCCCTGGTCCCGGCAGCTCTGGCGGTCCGGGGGCACTTTGA
- a CDS encoding VOC family protein, whose amino-acid sequence MTLVLNKATTVLPVDDAERARHFYADTLGLPHHGVADDGSEMFGSEGGPMLQLMPVKDGKHSGHTALSFEVSEIERTVQEMESKGVQFQDYDLPDLKTENHICTTDSEKCAWFMDTEHNILCVHENTTSIADYQL is encoded by the coding sequence ATGACCCTAGTACTCAACAAAGCCACAACAGTCCTGCCCGTCGATGATGCAGAACGTGCCCGGCATTTTTATGCCGACACCCTGGGGCTCCCGCACCATGGAGTGGCAGACGACGGAAGTGAAATGTTCGGCAGCGAGGGCGGCCCCATGCTGCAGCTGATGCCCGTCAAGGACGGAAAGCACTCCGGGCACACGGCCCTGAGTTTCGAAGTCTCCGAAATCGAGCGGACCGTCCAGGAGATGGAGTCCAAAGGCGTCCAGTTCCAGGACTACGACCTGCCGGATCTCAAGACCGAGAACCACATCTGCACAACGGATTCGGAGAAGTGCGCCTGGTTCATGGACACGGAGCACAACATCCTCTGCGTTCACGAGAACACCACTTCGATAGCTGACTACCAGCTCTGA